One stretch of Clupea harengus chromosome 2, Ch_v2.0.2, whole genome shotgun sequence DNA includes these proteins:
- the LOC105898067 gene encoding rho GTPase-activating protein 6-like isoform X2, translated as MEDLVVFNRRISYLGDFTWSSASGRTVRLQPSPIQSLSELERVRLQEVAYSRLHQDYDLACQITIPKDCQKRKKSLRKKFDSLAKEKSKDKEFAPQAFGMPLSQVIANDRVHKQRHDGHRTEEHRDTASDLVSSILHFTTKRPSKELSSSNSSLSSTSETPSESVAPGTPEAAPRARRRGGMSVDCITDLDDNESRLLEALQLSLPAQTPSRKEKHRDKKLSLNPIYRQVPRVLDCCCQHLEKYGLQTVGIFRVGSSKKRVRQLRDEFDQGSEVQPDEEHSVHDVAALLKEFLRDMPDPLLTKELYTAFINCMSLDPAERCSSMQLLVYLLPPCNSDTLHRLLEFLSTVADHAEDTHHGDGQEIPGNKMTSLNLATIFGPNLLHKQKSSDKEFMVQSSARAEESTTIIGIVQRMIDAYESLFTVSADLQHEVLMSLLETDPDVVDYLLRRKASQWENPDLLRSDDSFSLNESDSNNASSGEVSPYENNSPVFPERLLSPDLCEDGTLHRPDKLSLEGRVRGRPGHTGLPAASSTAEDKDEQTHVWEAWHASMRAGLKNHSSGSHGDVSQCSLSSAEGLDSQRGLQKLPVRRTQTSAGVEECRTHTPVTRASSSPQTGIWLCQPQHSTEPRSQPGSSSLDDIAPGRGSSARPPLSAKPGGRQCGNLPPPYPGLHRGAATLPPSTTTTTPYPQGSQPMQALRRPPQREASDRPFPLKAHRGRGSPDWQDWQRDKWQIWQLLSSDNADALPETLV; from the exons GGGGACTTCACCTGGAGCAGCGCATCGGGGCGCACCGTCCGCCTGCAGCCCTCTCCCATCCAGAGCCTGTCGGAGCTGGAGCGCGTCCGTCTGCAGGAGGTGGCCTACAGCCGCCTGCACCAGGACTATGATCTGGCCTGCCAGATCACCATCCCCAAAg ATTGTCAGAAGCGCAAAAAGTCACTGAGGAAGAAGTTTGATTCATTAGCCAAAGAGAAGAGTAAAGACAAGG AGTTTGCGCCCCAGGCGTTCGGCATGCCGCTCTCGCAGGTGATTGCCAACGACCGCGTGCACAAGCAGAGGCACGACGGCCACCGCACCGAGGAGCACCGAGACACCGCCTCCGACCTGGTCTCCTCCATTCTGCACTTCACCACCAAGAGGCCCAGCAAGGAGCTCTCCAGCAGCAACTCATCGCTCAGCTCCACCTCAGAGACGCCGAGTGAGAGCGTCGCCCCCGGCACGCCAGAGGCTGCCCCGCGTGCCCGCCGACGG GGTGGGATGTCTGTGGACTGCATCACGGACCTGGATGACAACGAGTCTCGTCTGCTGGAGGCCTTGCAGCTCTCACTGCCAGCCCAGACGCCCAGCAGGAAAGAGAAGCACCGAGACAAGAAGCTCAGCCTCAACCCCATCTACAGGCAGGTGCCAAGGGTGTTGGACTGCTGCTGCCAGCACCTGGAGAAATATG GTTTGCAGACAGTTGGTATTTTCCGTGTGGGGAGTTCAAAGAAAAGAGTGCGACAG CTGCGAGATGAGTTTGACCAGGGCTCGGAGGTCCAGCCGGATGAGGAACACAGTGTCCATGATGTGGCGGCACTTCTAAAGGAGTTTCTGCGGGACATGCCTGACCCGCTGCTAACCAAAGAGCTCTATACAGCATTCATCAACTGCATGT CGCTGGACCCCGCGGAGAGGTGCAGCTCCATGCAGCTGCTGGTCTACCTGCTGCCTCCCTGCAACAGCGACACCCTGCACCGGCTCCTGGAGTTCCTGTCCACCGTAGCCGACCACGCGGAGGACACCCACCACGGAGACGGCCAAGAG ATTCCAGGGAACAAGATGACTTCTCTCAACCTGGCCACCATTTTCGGACCCAACCTCCTTCACAAGCAGAAGAGCTCGGATAAAGAGTTCATGGTCCAGAGCTCCGCCCGCGCCGAGGAGAGCACCACCATCATTGGGATCGTCCAGAGGATGATCGACGCGTACGAGTCTCTCTTCACG GTGTCTGCTGACCTGCAGCATGAGGTGCTGATGAGTCTGCTGGAGACGGACCCTGACGTGGTGGACTACCTGCTGAGGAGGAAGGCATCTcagtggga aAACCCCGACCTGCTCCGGTCCGATGACTCTTTCTCCCTGAACGAGAGCGACTCCAACAACGCCTCCAGTGGTGAGGTCTCCCCCTACGAGAACAACTCCCCCGTGTTCCCTGAGCGACTGCTTTCCCCAGACCTGTGTGAAGACGGCACCCTCCACAGGCCCGACAAGCTCTCTCTGGAGGGGCGCGTGAGGGGGCGGCCGGGGCACACCGGCCTGCCTGCAGCCTCTAGCACAG CGGAAGACAAAGATGAACAGACACATGTGTGGGAAGCCTGGCATGCATCGATGAGGGCAGGATTAAAGAACCACAGCTCAG GCTCACACGGGGACGTGTCCCAGTGTTCACTCAGCTCAGCGGAGGGGTTGGACAGCCAGCGTGGCCTCCAGAAGCTACCGGTGCGCCGCACACAGACCTCCGCGGGAGTGGAGGAGTGCCGGACCCATACGCCAGTCACCCGTGCCAGCAGTAGCCCGCAGACTGGCATCTGGCTCTGCCAaccgcagcacagcacagagcctCGCAGCCAACCAGGATCAAGCAGCTTAGATGATATCGCACCCGGCAGAGGCTCCTCTGCCAGACCTCCCCTCTCGGCCAAGCCTGGAGGCAGGCAGTGCGGCAATCTGCCCCCTCCGTATCCAGGACTCCACAGAGGTGCCGCCACCCTTccaccctccaccaccaccaccaccccctatCCCCAGGGCTCTCAGCCCATGCAGGCGCTGCGCCGACCCCCACAGAGAGAGGCCTCAGACCGCCCCTTTCCCCTGAAGGCCCACAGAGGGCGCGGCAGCCCAGACTGGCAGGACTGGCAGCGGGACAAGTGGCAGATATGGCAGCTGCTCTCATCAGACAATGCAGACGCCCTGCCAGAGACGCTGGTGTGA